One segment of Maridesulfovibrio bastinii DSM 16055 DNA contains the following:
- a CDS encoding Fur family transcriptional regulator, which yields MKIGQRRSKQRELILEELRGVTSHPTADELYEMVRKRMPNISLGTVYRNLELLASHGVILKIETGGKNRFDGNSKIHPHLRCTNCGKVEDLDIEVKTEPVDEEKSRGFSITGCNIEYLGLCPDCINLMQDKQTVH from the coding sequence ATGAAAATAGGACAGAGAAGATCAAAACAGCGTGAGCTTATTCTTGAAGAGCTCAGAGGAGTGACCTCCCACCCTACAGCGGACGAGCTGTATGAGATGGTCAGAAAACGTATGCCTAACATCAGCCTTGGAACTGTTTACCGCAATCTGGAGCTTCTTGCATCGCATGGAGTTATCCTTAAAATCGAGACAGGCGGTAAGAACAGATTCGATGGAAATTCTAAAATACACCCGCATTTGAGGTGTACAAATTGTGGAAAAGTCGAGGATCTGGATATTGAAGTTAAAACTGAACCGGTCGACGAAGAAAAATCCAGAGGTTTCTCAATAACCGGATGCAACATCGAATATCTCGGACTTTGCCCGGACTGCATCAACCTTATGCAGGACAAGCAGACGGTTCATTAA
- the rd gene encoding rubredoxin yields MKKYVCTVCGWVYDPAEGDPDGDIAPGTAFEDIPDDWVCPVCGASKDDFEVEE; encoded by the coding sequence ATGAAGAAATACGTTTGTACCGTCTGCGGATGGGTTTACGATCCCGCTGAAGGTGATCCTGATGGAGATATCGCTCCAGGCACTGCTTTCGAAGATATTCCTGATGATTGGGTTTGCCCCGTATGCGGCGCATCCAAAGATGACTTCGAAGTAGAAGAATAA
- a CDS encoding rubredoxin, with the protein MSTPEEMYRCQVGNCGYVYDPDRGDRKGKIPKGTAFKDLPEDWKCPICGASKKSFKPLA; encoded by the coding sequence ATGAGCACGCCAGAAGAAATGTATCGCTGTCAGGTAGGTAACTGCGGTTATGTTTATGACCCGGACCGAGGTGACAGGAAAGGCAAAATTCCAAAAGGAACCGCATTCAAGGATCTTCCAGAAGACTGGAAATGTCCTATCTGCGGAGCCTCTAAGAAATCGTTCAAGCCATTAGCCTGA
- the rbr gene encoding rubrerythrin — translation MPSLKGSQTEKNLLIAFAGESQARNRYTYFASQAKKEGFVQISDVFTETANQEKEHAKRLFKFLEGGDLEIQASYPAGVIGNTLENLKEAAGGENYEHSEMYPGFAKIAEEEGFHLIASVFSHIAIAEEFHEKRYLGLAKNIENDTVFKKEEKVKWQCANCGYIHYGDKAPEKCPACDHPKAHFKLACENW, via the coding sequence ATGCCTAGTCTTAAAGGCTCTCAGACAGAAAAAAATCTTTTAATCGCCTTTGCCGGGGAATCCCAGGCCAGAAATCGCTATACCTACTTTGCTTCACAGGCAAAAAAAGAAGGCTTTGTACAGATATCTGACGTTTTCACCGAAACAGCCAATCAGGAAAAAGAGCATGCCAAAAGACTCTTTAAATTTCTGGAAGGCGGGGACTTGGAAATTCAGGCCTCTTATCCTGCAGGTGTAATCGGAAACACCCTTGAAAACCTCAAGGAAGCCGCAGGCGGAGAAAATTACGAACATTCCGAAATGTATCCCGGATTTGCAAAAATTGCTGAAGAAGAAGGTTTCCATCTTATTGCTTCAGTATTTTCACACATTGCAATTGCGGAAGAATTTCACGAAAAAAGATATCTTGGCCTTGCTAAAAACATAGAAAACGATACCGTGTTTAAGAAGGAAGAAAAAGTGAAATGGCAGTGCGCAAACTGTGGTTACATTCACTACGGAGATAAAGCTCCTGAGAAGTGTCCCGCATGCGACCATCCTAAAGCCCATTTCAAACTTGCTTGCGAAAACTGGTAA
- a CDS encoding desulfoferrodoxin, with protein MATELYQIYKCEVCGNIVMVLHEGEGDLVCCGKDMVLMTENTVDAAKEKHVPVIEKIEGGYKVKVGDVAHPMEEKHYIEWIELSSGSNGYFKKLSPGDAPEAEFCGCKFGSEPVVARAYCNLHGLWKA; from the coding sequence ATGGCTACAGAACTCTATCAGATTTACAAATGTGAAGTTTGCGGAAATATTGTAATGGTTCTTCATGAAGGCGAAGGAGACCTCGTCTGTTGTGGTAAAGACATGGTTCTTATGACTGAAAACACTGTTGATGCTGCTAAAGAAAAGCATGTTCCCGTTATCGAAAAAATCGAGGGCGGCTACAAAGTCAAAGTTGGCGATGTTGCTCATCCTATGGAAGAAAAGCATTACATTGAATGGATTGAACTCTCTTCCGGCAGCAACGGATACTTCAAGAAACTTTCTCCCGGTGATGCTCCTGAAGCTGAATTCTGCGGATGCAAATTCGGCTCTGAACCTGTAGTTGCACGTGCATACTGCAACCTGCATGGTCTTTGGAAAGCATAA